DNA sequence from the Penicillium psychrofluorescens genome assembly, chromosome: 3 genome:
GTATCATTCTCAAGCAACGCGTATACAAAAACGCCCAAGAAAGCGCAGACCAGGTCAATGACCACTTGAATGCACCCTCCCAATGCATGACAAAATTCAATGGGTATCTCATATCTCATCATTCATTCTGCGCCCCCCTCAGGATGGCCAACAGACCGAGCCTGCGGCACAAAACTAGCCTTCCCGGTGCTCTCATCGAAGATGTTGAACCCATAGTCCGCTGCATTTGGGGGAGTATACACTGGTAAGTGGGTCAGATAAAGTCCATATATGAAATCCAATGCTAGGACTTACAGTGTAATGAGACAGCAACCTTGTTGCTGCTTGGGTTTCGCACGCGGTGCAGCCCGATGTCATCGGAGATATAGGTTACCTCATTCGAACGATAGACTTTTTGAGACTTGATCTCCAAGGGCGATTTGGTCTCTGCGCCCTGGTCTGGCATGTCCTGGTCTGGCATGTGGTAGACTGTTTCCTCGAGCTCGCCGGCGAGGATCTTCATGATGCAGTGGGCGTTGGCGTGGTCGTGGATCGGGGAGCCTTTTCTGGGATTCCATACAAGGAGGAGCTAAATGGCTTCCTTAGCTAAAGGGTTTGTGGGGGGAAAGGCATGTGGAAGGAACATACGATGTTGGCTTTCTGGTTGATGTTTTCAATGGCATTGCGTGTATAGTTCTTGCTTGTGTCGTTGTAGAAGTACTTCGCCCAGTCACTCGGCTGAGAGGCATACTTCTGAGCAAGCGAGATCAGATACTTCTCGTTCACATCCGTTGAGGAAATGCCCCCGGACTCACCCAGATGAGCCTTGATGTCTCGCACCAGCTCATCAAGGTCATATCTCGATGTGAGTCTCAGGCGTGCGTCGAAGTAGTTTGATGAAAAGCCACGACCGATTTGGATGGTGGGACTAGAAGGAAGGATGGACGACATGTTGAGGATCCAGGTGTATTCAGACGAGAATGCTATAACGAGCAGCTCCAATCCACCCATCCGGAGAGCGTCTTTATAAGGGGCACGAGGTTCGTCAAACCCCGAACTTGTCCCATACTCCTATCCATGGCCCCATAAGGTTGAGTCGGCGATTGCCCGGATCGACGCAATATCGGGCGGACAGACGTCAACGGCTAAGAGCGGGTCGAATGAGAGGACGACTTTTGTCCCTGAGGTTATCGACATATGCAACCGCCATGGCGCAAGGGTGGTCCGCCTGATTCGGGGGCGTAGATATGCTAATGCCTACATACGTCACCCTATACAGACCTCAGATCTCGGGCCAAGGTGAGACACGGTGATACGTGCAAAGTCTCA
Encoded proteins:
- a CDS encoding uncharacterized protein (ID:PFLUO_005696-T1.cds;~source:funannotate), with translation MSSILPSSPTIQIGRGFSSNYFDARLRLTSRYDLDELVRDIKAHLGESGGISSTDVNEKYLISLAQKYASQPSDWAKYFYNDTSKNYTRNAIENINQKANILLLVWNPRKGSPIHDHANAHCIMKILAGELEETVYHMPDQDMPDQGAETKSPLEIKSQKVYRSNEVTYISDDIGLHRVRNPSSNKVAVSLHLYTPPNAADYGFNIFDESTGKASFVPQARSVGHPEGGAE